One window of Mesorhizobium loti R88b genomic DNA carries:
- a CDS encoding PRC-barrel domain-containing protein gives MTTQTGHTEAIAASRVIGTSVYNTEGDKIGGIEDIMLDKTSNGIMFAVIGFGGFLGIGEKYHAIPWASLDYDEDKGGYIVPFSKDQLKAAPAYSINELAGADGETARDASYDYYKVTPYWH, from the coding sequence ATGACAACCCAGACAGGCCACACCGAAGCCATCGCCGCTTCGCGCGTCATCGGTACATCTGTATACAATACCGAAGGCGACAAGATCGGCGGCATCGAGGATATCATGCTCGACAAGACGTCGAATGGCATCATGTTCGCGGTAATCGGCTTCGGTGGCTTCCTCGGCATTGGCGAAAAGTACCATGCCATTCCCTGGGCAAGTCTCGACTATGACGAGGACAAGGGCGGCTACATCGTGCCCTTCTCCAAGGATCAGCTGAAGGCGGCGCCCGCTTATTCGATCAACGAACTGGCCGGGGCGGATGGCGAGACTGCGCGCGACGCGTCCTATGACTACTACAAGGTCACGCCGTACTGGCATTGA
- a CDS encoding pyruvate dehydrogenase complex dihydrolipoamide acetyltransferase → MPINITMPALSPTMEEGNLSKWLVKEGDKVSPGDVIAEIETDKATMEVEAVDEGTVAKLVVPAGTEGVKVNALIAVLAAEGEDAGAAAKSGGGAAPAKAEAPKAEAPKADAPKAEPTKPEVAAPAPKAEAAPVANGHAAGERTFASPLARRIAKEAGVDVSAVTGTGPHGRVVKADVDAAIAGGSAKTAPAAKAPAGAPAAASAPAVKAMSDDQVLKLFEQGSYDLVPHDNMRKTIARRLVEAKTTIPHFYLTLDCELDALLALRTQINAAAPMKKTDKGDAPAYKLSVNDMVIKAMALALKAVPDANASWTETAMVKHKHADVGVAVSIPGGLITPIIRHADEKTLSTISNEMKDLASRARSRKLKPEEYQGGTTAVSNLGMFGIKDFAAVINPPHATILAVGAGEERAVVKNGEIKIATVMSVTLSTDHRAVDGALGAELLVAFKRLIENPMGMLV, encoded by the coding sequence ATGCCAATCAACATCACCATGCCGGCGCTCTCGCCCACGATGGAAGAGGGCAATCTGTCAAAGTGGCTGGTCAAAGAAGGCGACAAGGTTTCGCCGGGCGATGTCATTGCCGAGATCGAGACCGACAAGGCGACAATGGAGGTCGAGGCCGTCGATGAGGGCACTGTTGCGAAGCTCGTCGTTCCCGCCGGTACCGAAGGCGTCAAGGTCAATGCGCTGATCGCCGTGCTCGCCGCTGAGGGCGAAGATGCTGGCGCTGCGGCGAAAAGCGGTGGCGGTGCTGCACCGGCAAAAGCGGAGGCTCCGAAGGCCGAGGCTCCCAAGGCCGACGCACCAAAAGCCGAGCCAACAAAGCCTGAAGTTGCTGCGCCTGCGCCCAAGGCTGAGGCGGCTCCAGTCGCCAACGGCCATGCGGCTGGGGAACGCACCTTCGCCTCGCCGCTCGCGCGCCGAATCGCCAAGGAAGCTGGCGTCGATGTATCGGCCGTGACCGGCACCGGCCCGCATGGCCGGGTGGTGAAGGCCGATGTCGATGCGGCGATCGCCGGCGGCAGTGCCAAGACTGCACCTGCGGCCAAGGCTCCAGCCGGCGCGCCGGCGGCTGCTTCTGCTCCAGCGGTGAAGGCGATGTCGGACGATCAGGTGCTGAAGCTGTTCGAGCAAGGCTCCTACGATCTCGTCCCGCACGATAATATGCGCAAGACCATTGCGCGGCGGCTGGTCGAGGCCAAGACCACCATCCCGCATTTTTACCTGACGCTCGACTGTGAACTCGATGCGCTCTTGGCGCTGCGCACGCAGATCAATGCGGCAGCGCCTATGAAGAAGACCGACAAGGGTGATGCCCCAGCCTACAAACTGTCGGTCAACGATATGGTGATCAAGGCCATGGCGTTGGCGCTGAAGGCGGTGCCCGATGCCAATGCCTCGTGGACCGAAACCGCCATGGTCAAGCACAAGCACGCCGATGTCGGCGTTGCCGTCTCGATCCCCGGTGGGCTGATCACGCCGATCATTCGGCATGCGGACGAAAAGACGCTCTCCACCATCTCCAACGAGATGAAGGATCTGGCGAGCCGCGCCCGCAGCCGCAAGCTGAAGCCGGAAGAGTACCAGGGCGGCACCACAGCGGTGTCGAATCTCGGCATGTTTGGGATCAAGGACTTTGCCGCCGTCATCAATCCGCCGCATGCGACGATCCTGGCGGTGGGTGCCGGTGAGGAGCGGGCGGTGGTCAAGAACGGCGAGATCAAGATAGCCACCGTGATGTCGGTGACACTGTCGACCGATCACCGTGCCGTTGACGGAGCGCTCGGTGCCGAACTGCTGGTCGCCTTCAAGCGGCTGATCGAAAATCCGATGGGCATGCTGGTTTAG
- the eno gene encoding phosphopyruvate hydratase: MTAIIDIVGREILDSRGNPTVEVDVVLEDGSMGRAAVPSGASTGAHEAVELRDGGARYLGKGVLKAVEAVNGELFEAIGGMEAENQIHIDQTMIELDGTPNKSRLGANAILGVSLAVAKAAADAAGLPLYRYVGGTKAHILPVPMMNIINGGAHADNPIDFQEFMILPVGAPTLREAVRWGSEIFHTLRKKLKDAGHNTNVGDEGGFAPNLKSAPVALDFIMESIEKAGFKPGEEIALGLDCAATEFFKDGNYVYEGEKKTRDPKAQAKYLAKLAADYPIISIEDGLAEDDWEGWKYLTDLIGKKTQLVGDDLFVTNTARLRDGIRMGVANSILVKVNQIGSLTETLDAVETAHKAAYTAVMSHRSGETEDSTIADLAVATNCGQIKTGSLSRSDRMAKYNQLIRIEEELGKQARYAGKSVIKG; the protein is encoded by the coding sequence ATGACCGCCATCATCGACATTGTCGGACGTGAAATCCTGGACAGCCGTGGAAACCCGACCGTCGAGGTCGATGTCGTGCTCGAAGACGGTTCGATGGGCCGCGCGGCAGTGCCGTCGGGCGCTTCGACCGGCGCTCATGAAGCCGTCGAGCTTCGCGACGGCGGCGCCCGCTATCTCGGCAAGGGCGTGCTCAAGGCCGTCGAGGCGGTCAATGGCGAGCTGTTCGAGGCGATCGGCGGCATGGAAGCCGAAAACCAGATCCACATCGACCAGACCATGATCGAGCTCGATGGCACGCCCAACAAGAGCCGGCTCGGCGCCAATGCCATTCTCGGTGTTTCGCTGGCAGTGGCGAAGGCCGCGGCCGACGCTGCAGGCTTGCCGCTCTATCGTTATGTCGGCGGCACCAAAGCGCATATCCTGCCGGTGCCGATGATGAACATCATCAATGGCGGCGCGCATGCCGACAACCCGATCGACTTCCAGGAATTCATGATCCTGCCGGTTGGCGCACCGACGCTGCGCGAAGCCGTACGTTGGGGTTCGGAAATCTTCCACACGCTGCGCAAGAAGCTGAAGGATGCTGGCCACAACACCAATGTCGGCGACGAAGGCGGCTTTGCCCCGAACCTGAAGAGTGCGCCGGTGGCGCTCGATTTCATCATGGAATCAATCGAGAAGGCCGGTTTCAAGCCGGGCGAGGAGATCGCGCTCGGCCTTGATTGCGCCGCGACCGAGTTCTTCAAGGACGGCAACTACGTCTATGAGGGCGAGAAGAAGACGCGTGATCCCAAGGCGCAGGCGAAATACTTGGCCAAACTCGCCGCCGACTACCCGATCATTTCGATCGAGGACGGCCTGGCCGAGGACGACTGGGAAGGCTGGAAATACCTGACCGACCTGATCGGCAAGAAGACCCAGCTGGTCGGCGACGATCTGTTCGTCACCAACACGGCGCGGCTGCGCGATGGTATCCGCATGGGCGTTGCCAATTCGATCCTGGTCAAGGTCAACCAGATCGGTTCGCTGACGGAAACGCTCGACGCCGTCGAGACCGCGCACAAGGCTGCTTACACCGCTGTCATGTCGCACCGTTCGGGTGAAACCGAGGATTCGACCATCGCCGATCTCGCCGTCGCCACCAATTGCGGGCAGATCAAGACCGGTTCGTTGTCACGCTCAGACCGCATGGCCAAGTACAACCAGCTGATCCGCATCGAGGAAGAGCTTGGCAAGCAGGCGCGCTACGCCGGCAAGTCGGTGATCAAAGGCTGA
- the pdhA gene encoding pyruvate dehydrogenase (acetyl-transferring) E1 component subunit alpha, with the protein MATAARKAPAKSKSDGKSGLSAPKPAEFTKDEELAAYRHMLLIRRFEEKAGQLYGMGFIGGFCHLYIGQEAVVTGMKMALIDGDQMITAYRDHGHMLAMELSPRGVMAELTGRRGGLSRGKGGSMHMFSKEKHFYGGHGIVGAQVSLGTGLAFANRYRDNNNVSLTYFGDGAANQGQVYESFNMASLWKLPVIYIIENNRYAMGTSVSRSSAETNFSHRGASFKIPGIQVDGMDVRAVKSAGDQATEWCRAGNGPIILEMQTYRYRGHSMSDPAKYRSKEEVQKMRSDHDPIEQVKARLTQKKWATEDELKTIDKEVRDIVADAAEFAQNDAEPDPSELWTDIVL; encoded by the coding sequence ATGGCCACCGCAGCCAGAAAAGCGCCTGCCAAATCGAAATCCGACGGCAAATCAGGGCTTTCCGCGCCCAAGCCCGCTGAATTCACCAAGGACGAAGAGCTCGCTGCCTATCGGCACATGCTGCTCATCCGCCGCTTCGAGGAAAAGGCCGGCCAGCTCTACGGCATGGGCTTCATCGGCGGCTTCTGCCATCTCTATATCGGCCAGGAAGCGGTCGTCACCGGCATGAAGATGGCGCTGATCGACGGCGACCAGATGATTACTGCCTATCGCGACCACGGCCACATGCTGGCGATGGAGCTTTCGCCGCGCGGCGTCATGGCCGAGCTGACCGGACGCCGCGGCGGCCTGTCCAGGGGCAAGGGCGGCTCCATGCACATGTTCTCCAAGGAGAAGCATTTTTACGGCGGTCACGGCATTGTCGGCGCACAGGTGTCGCTGGGCACGGGCTTGGCCTTCGCCAACCGCTATCGCGACAACAACAACGTCTCGCTGACCTATTTCGGCGACGGCGCGGCCAATCAGGGCCAGGTCTATGAAAGCTTCAACATGGCCTCGTTGTGGAAGCTGCCGGTGATCTACATCATCGAGAACAACCGCTACGCCATGGGCACTTCGGTGTCGCGCTCGTCGGCGGAAACCAATTTTTCGCATCGCGGCGCCTCGTTCAAGATTCCCGGCATCCAGGTCGACGGCATGGATGTCCGCGCGGTCAAATCCGCCGGCGATCAGGCGACCGAATGGTGCCGCGCCGGCAACGGGCCGATCATTCTCGAAATGCAGACTTACCGCTATCGCGGTCACTCGATGTCGGATCCGGCGAAATACCGCTCCAAGGAAGAAGTGCAGAAGATGCGCTCCGACCATGACCCGATCGAACAGGTCAAGGCGCGGTTGACGCAGAAGAAGTGGGCGACCGAGGACGAGCTGAAGACCATCGACAAGGAGGTTCGCGACATCGTCGCCGACGCCGCCGAGTTTGCCCAGAACGATGCAGAGCCGGATCCGTCCGAACTCTGGACCGATATCGTACTGTAA
- a CDS encoding glycosyltransferase, protein MAGNSMLRILRITPHFYRPGNWPVAFDPVGGLQNQTWTIAQGMDKAGAAQTVLTSYIPGSPRNVQLSAMMRVKCTGFWLPEFLAGPMLCFSWFLGAIPELLRARHRYDVVHIHFNHSIWCRIIAIIVGRLKIPLVVSMNTPLWSGFQSAFRLRGKPYDVTRWIERAALKSADRIVALTETYGRSKAGELGLDPSRVDVIPDALDVEAFRQPIAAEALQAFRDEHGIVGGRPIVSFIGRVSAEKGWQDLPALVERLSEEGVFLLICGDGPDRRKLETALAAISRPGWWTITGFVSPAEVKKALEISDVMILPSRREVFGSILLEAMAAGVPVVAYAVGGVVDVAGHPEALALVPERRREELAKRTLQLLADEDARNALVARGRRRAQDFSLDSAVALNLALYASVLAGSKNGARSPMGILALQEDGGSPDGA, encoded by the coding sequence ATGGCGGGCAACAGCATGCTCAGGATCTTGCGGATCACGCCGCATTTCTACCGGCCTGGCAACTGGCCGGTTGCGTTCGATCCGGTCGGCGGATTGCAGAACCAGACATGGACGATCGCGCAAGGCATGGACAAGGCCGGCGCAGCTCAGACGGTTCTGACCAGCTACATCCCTGGCAGCCCAAGGAACGTGCAACTGTCCGCGATGATGCGGGTAAAATGCACAGGCTTCTGGCTGCCCGAATTCCTGGCCGGGCCTATGCTTTGCTTCAGCTGGTTTCTGGGCGCGATACCGGAGCTTCTACGAGCCCGGCACCGCTATGATGTCGTCCATATCCATTTCAACCATTCGATCTGGTGCAGGATCATCGCCATCATTGTCGGCAGGCTGAAGATACCGCTTGTCGTTTCGATGAACACGCCTTTGTGGTCCGGATTTCAGAGCGCCTTTCGGCTCAGGGGCAAGCCATACGATGTCACCCGCTGGATCGAGCGGGCGGCCTTGAAATCGGCGGACCGGATCGTTGCGTTGACGGAAACATATGGCCGGAGCAAGGCGGGCGAATTGGGGCTCGATCCATCGCGCGTCGACGTGATTCCCGATGCGCTCGACGTCGAGGCTTTTCGGCAGCCAATCGCTGCCGAGGCGCTTCAAGCCTTTCGCGACGAGCATGGCATCGTGGGCGGGCGCCCGATCGTCAGCTTTATCGGCCGTGTCAGCGCCGAAAAAGGCTGGCAGGATTTGCCGGCACTTGTCGAGCGACTGTCCGAAGAAGGCGTATTCCTGCTCATCTGCGGAGATGGTCCCGACCGCCGCAAACTGGAGACGGCGCTCGCCGCGATCTCGCGTCCAGGCTGGTGGACCATCACCGGATTTGTCTCACCGGCCGAGGTCAAGAAAGCGCTTGAGATCTCCGACGTGATGATCCTGCCCTCACGCCGCGAAGTGTTCGGCAGCATCCTTCTCGAAGCAATGGCGGCAGGCGTGCCTGTGGTCGCCTATGCCGTCGGTGGGGTGGTTGACGTGGCCGGACATCCCGAAGCATTGGCGCTCGTGCCGGAACGACGGCGAGAAGAACTCGCCAAGCGAACGCTGCAGCTGCTTGCCGACGAAGACGCAAGGAATGCGCTGGTGGCGCGAGGGCGTCGGCGCGCACAGGATTTTTCGCTGGATTCGGCGGTCGCGCTCAACCTCGCCCTTTATGCTTCGGTTCTTGCAGGCTCCAAGAACGGAGCGCGATCCCCGATGGGAATTCTGGCGCTGCAGGAGGACGGCGGCTCGCCGGACGGCGCTTGA
- a CDS encoding VOC family protein produces the protein MTQTTAAGIRPLDHLVLPTQNLDVARARLSSLGFVVAPTGIHPFGTENCCVFLADGTYLEPLAIGDEQPAMKAIADGNVFVARDRAYRESRGDEGFSAVVLGTDNADADHARYVEAGLSAGDTLSFSRAFTDTTGKSDVAAFKLAFASARDATDAFLFACQRINAPKVDRSALQVHANGASGILEVVAVSDQSAEQIGLISVAVNDSAVDGEVFLLPNATLSVLDPKSFTARFGIPAGSSTKLRFAAIVFAVRSIDVTSRLLAANSIQHDIAGNDIVVQPASGQGAAFIFREIP, from the coding sequence ATGACCCAAACAACAGCAGCCGGTATTCGTCCGCTCGATCATCTGGTGCTGCCGACGCAGAACCTCGATGTGGCGCGAGCGCGGCTCAGTTCACTTGGCTTCGTCGTTGCCCCGACCGGCATCCATCCGTTTGGAACGGAAAACTGCTGCGTTTTCCTCGCCGACGGCACCTATCTGGAACCGCTTGCCATCGGCGATGAGCAGCCAGCGATGAAAGCCATTGCCGATGGCAACGTCTTTGTCGCGCGCGACCGTGCCTATCGCGAAAGCCGCGGCGACGAGGGATTTTCCGCAGTGGTTCTGGGGACCGACAATGCCGATGCCGACCATGCACGCTATGTCGAAGCCGGCCTGTCGGCGGGAGACACGCTGAGCTTTTCGCGCGCTTTCACGGACACGACGGGCAAAAGCGACGTCGCCGCTTTCAAACTCGCCTTCGCCTCGGCCAGGGACGCAACCGACGCGTTCCTGTTTGCCTGCCAGCGGATCAACGCGCCAAAGGTGGACCGCTCAGCCTTGCAGGTCCACGCCAACGGCGCTAGCGGGATCCTTGAGGTGGTGGCGGTCAGCGACCAATCCGCCGAACAGATCGGGCTGATCTCCGTGGCGGTGAACGATTCCGCTGTCGACGGCGAGGTGTTCCTCCTGCCAAACGCAACCTTGAGCGTGCTTGACCCCAAATCCTTCACCGCCCGCTTTGGCATTCCGGCCGGGTCATCGACGAAACTTCGCTTCGCCGCGATCGTCTTTGCCGTCCGAAGCATCGATGTCACGTCGCGGCTGCTTGCAGCCAATTCCATCCAGCACGATATAGCGGGCAATGACATTGTCGTGCAGCCGGCATCCGGACAGGGCGCGGCTTTCATCTTCCGGGAGATCCCATGA
- a CDS encoding dodecin family protein has translation MSVARVTEITSSSKKSFQDAIEKGVARASKTLKNVEGAWIQDQKIVVEDGKIAAYRVNMKVTFILAE, from the coding sequence ATGTCTGTCGCCCGCGTCACCGAAATAACCTCGTCGTCGAAGAAGAGCTTTCAGGACGCCATCGAAAAGGGAGTCGCACGCGCATCGAAAACCCTTAAGAACGTCGAAGGCGCTTGGATCCAGGACCAGAAGATCGTCGTCGAGGACGGCAAGATCGCTGCCTATCGCGTCAACATGAAGGTGACTTTCATCCTCGCGGAGTGA
- a CDS encoding FtsB family cell division protein, translating into MWTRQHKQRNTGRLIIPSLCVLFLAYFGFHAYHGEFGINSKYQLEAQTVALQAQLDAVKARRIELERRVRLMHDGTLEKDMLDEQARRALNLSQADEITIMLPASSK; encoded by the coding sequence ATGTGGACGCGTCAGCACAAGCAGAGAAACACCGGCCGGCTGATCATTCCCTCGCTTTGCGTCCTGTTCCTGGCCTATTTCGGCTTCCATGCCTATCACGGTGAATTCGGCATCAATTCGAAATATCAGCTGGAAGCCCAGACGGTTGCGCTGCAGGCGCAGCTCGATGCCGTCAAGGCGCGTCGGATAGAACTCGAACGGCGCGTTCGGCTGATGCATGACGGCACGCTTGAGAAGGACATGCTCGACGAGCAGGCGCGCAGGGCGCTCAACCTGTCCCAGGCTGATGAAATCACCATCATGTTGCCGGCCTCGTCGAAATAA
- a CDS encoding pyruvate dehydrogenase complex E1 component subunit beta has protein sequence MPIEILMPALSPTMEEGNLSKWLKNEGDKVVAGDVIAEIETDKATMEVEAVDEGTIGKIVVPAGTEGVKVNAVIAILLQEGENAADAGKAAAPAKAEAPAKAEAPAAAEDATPAAKPAPVAAAPKTEIAADPDIPAGTEMVSTTVREALRDAMAEEMRRDGDVFVMGEEVAEYQGAYKITQGLLQEFGPRRVVDTPITEHGFAGVGVGAAMAGLKPIVEFMTFNFAMQAIDQIINSAAKTLYMSGGQMGAPIVFRGPNGAAARVAAQHSQCYAAWYSHIPGLKVVMPYTAADAKGLLKAAIRDPNPVIFLENEILYGQSFDVPKLDDFVLPIGKARIHKQGKDVSIVSFGIGMTYAVKAEAELRGLGIDAEIIDLRTIRPLDLDTIIASVKKTNRLVVVEEGYPQSSVGDHIANQVSQRAFDFLDAPVITIAGKDVPMPYAANLEKLALPNVGEVIEAVKAVAYR, from the coding sequence ATGCCGATCGAAATTCTCATGCCCGCTCTCTCGCCGACCATGGAAGAGGGCAATCTTTCCAAGTGGTTGAAGAACGAAGGCGACAAGGTCGTCGCTGGCGACGTCATCGCCGAAATAGAGACCGACAAGGCGACGATGGAAGTCGAAGCCGTTGATGAAGGCACGATTGGCAAGATCGTGGTTCCCGCTGGCACCGAAGGCGTCAAGGTCAATGCGGTGATCGCCATTTTGCTCCAGGAAGGCGAAAATGCCGCCGATGCCGGCAAGGCTGCGGCGCCCGCCAAGGCGGAAGCGCCGGCAAAGGCAGAAGCCCCGGCCGCGGCTGAAGACGCCACTCCGGCGGCTAAGCCGGCTCCAGTCGCAGCTGCTCCGAAAACGGAAATCGCCGCCGATCCGGACATTCCGGCCGGCACCGAAATGGTCTCGACCACGGTGCGCGAAGCGCTGCGCGATGCCATGGCCGAGGAAATGCGCCGCGACGGTGACGTCTTCGTCATGGGCGAGGAGGTTGCCGAATACCAGGGCGCCTACAAGATCACGCAAGGGCTGCTGCAGGAGTTCGGGCCACGGCGCGTCGTCGACACGCCGATCACCGAGCATGGCTTTGCCGGTGTCGGTGTTGGCGCGGCGATGGCGGGCCTGAAGCCGATCGTCGAGTTCATGACCTTCAACTTCGCCATGCAGGCGATCGACCAGATTATCAATTCGGCCGCCAAGACGCTCTATATGTCGGGCGGCCAGATGGGCGCGCCGATCGTGTTCCGCGGGCCGAACGGGGCTGCCGCCCGCGTCGCCGCCCAGCACTCGCAGTGCTATGCCGCCTGGTACAGCCACATTCCGGGCCTGAAAGTCGTGATGCCTTACACGGCCGCCGACGCCAAGGGCCTGCTCAAGGCGGCGATCCGCGATCCGAACCCGGTCATCTTCCTCGAGAACGAGATCCTTTACGGCCAGTCCTTCGACGTGCCGAAGCTGGATGACTTCGTGCTGCCGATCGGCAAGGCGCGTATCCACAAGCAAGGCAAGGACGTCAGCATCGTCTCGTTCGGCATCGGGATGACCTATGCGGTCAAGGCGGAGGCGGAACTGCGCGGTCTGGGCATCGACGCCGAGATCATCGACCTGCGCACGATCCGTCCGCTGGATCTCGACACCATCATCGCCTCGGTCAAGAAGACCAACCGGCTGGTCGTGGTCGAAGAAGGCTATCCACAGAGCTCGGTCGGCGACCACATCGCCAACCAGGTCTCGCAGCGCGCCTTCGATTTCCTCGACGCGCCGGTCATCACCATTGCCGGCAAGGACGTGCCAATGCCTTATGCGGCAAACCTCGAAAAGCTGGCCTTGCCGAATGTCGGCGAGGTCATCGAGGCGGTCAAAGCCGTCGCGTATCGCTGA
- the kdsA gene encoding 3-deoxy-8-phosphooctulonate synthase, whose protein sequence is MSKPQATNSTAPNSTVTVGNVVFDNNAALALIAGPCQFESRQHAFDMAGALKELTARLGIGLVYKTSYDKANRTSLSATRGAGMDAALPVFDELRKAFSLPILTDVHTEEQCAIVAPHVDVLQIPAFLSRQTDMLVAAARTGKVINVKKGQFLAPWDMKNVVAKITGSGNPNVLTTERGASFGYNTLVSDMRALPVMAEIGAPVIFDATHSVQQPGGQGGSSGGERRFVETLARAAVAVGVAGVFIETHQDPDNSTSSDGPNMLPLKDMPALLERLMAFDRIAKGR, encoded by the coding sequence ATGAGCAAGCCCCAAGCGACCAACTCCACGGCGCCCAATTCGACGGTAACGGTCGGCAATGTCGTTTTCGACAACAACGCGGCATTGGCGCTGATCGCCGGGCCCTGCCAGTTCGAGTCGCGCCAGCATGCCTTCGACATGGCCGGCGCGCTGAAGGAACTGACAGCCAGGCTCGGCATCGGCCTCGTCTACAAGACGAGCTACGACAAGGCCAACCGCACCTCGCTGTCGGCAACACGCGGTGCCGGCATGGATGCGGCACTTCCGGTCTTCGACGAACTGCGCAAGGCGTTTTCACTTCCCATATTGACCGATGTCCACACCGAGGAGCAGTGCGCGATCGTCGCGCCGCATGTCGACGTGCTGCAGATTCCGGCTTTCTTGTCGCGCCAGACCGACATGCTGGTCGCGGCCGCCAGGACAGGCAAGGTCATCAATGTGAAGAAGGGGCAGTTCCTCGCCCCCTGGGACATGAAGAACGTGGTCGCCAAGATCACCGGCTCCGGCAACCCCAATGTGCTGACCACCGAGCGCGGCGCGTCCTTCGGCTACAACACGCTGGTGTCGGATATGCGCGCTTTGCCTGTAATGGCCGAGATCGGAGCGCCGGTGATCTTCGATGCCACGCATTCGGTGCAGCAGCCGGGCGGGCAGGGCGGTTCCTCCGGTGGCGAGCGCCGCTTTGTCGAGACCCTGGCTCGCGCGGCAGTTGCCGTCGGTGTTGCCGGCGTGTTCATCGAGACCCACCAGGACCCTGACAATTCGACGTCTTCCGATGGTCCCAACATGCTGCCGTTGAAGGATATGCCGGCGCTTCTGGAAAGGCTGATGGCATTCGACCGGATCGCGAAGGGTCGCTGA
- a CDS encoding SGNH/GDSL hydrolase family protein codes for MKTVLCYGDSLTWGHDPETLGRHEHEDRWPTSLATALGSGCHVIAEGLGGRTTAYDDFLSGADRNGARILPTILSTHSPIDLIVIMLGSNDMKPSIHGSAVIASYGMRRLVEIVRGHAYPFGGVIPRIILVAPPHIVETRKADYAEMLGTGAMESPKLAGFYQTAAEETGCGFFDAASVAKCTPLDGVHLDAENTRNIGKALAPAVRVMLEL; via the coding sequence ATGAAGACAGTGCTTTGCTACGGCGATTCGCTGACCTGGGGACACGACCCGGAGACCTTGGGTCGACATGAACATGAAGACCGGTGGCCAACCTCACTGGCGACAGCGCTCGGATCGGGCTGCCATGTCATTGCCGAAGGACTGGGCGGTCGCACCACGGCCTATGACGACTTCCTGTCGGGCGCCGACCGAAATGGCGCGCGGATATTGCCGACGATCCTGAGCACGCACTCGCCGATCGATCTGATCGTCATCATGCTTGGCTCGAACGACATGAAGCCGTCGATTCATGGCAGCGCTGTCATCGCGTCCTATGGCATGCGGCGCCTCGTTGAGATCGTGCGGGGGCACGCCTATCCATTCGGCGGTGTCATCCCCAGGATTATTCTGGTGGCGCCGCCGCATATCGTGGAAACGCGCAAGGCGGACTACGCCGAAATGTTGGGAACGGGCGCAATGGAATCGCCCAAGCTTGCCGGCTTTTATCAAACCGCCGCCGAAGAGACGGGCTGCGGCTTTTTTGATGCCGCGAGCGTCGCCAAATGTACACCGCTCGATGGCGTCCACCTCGATGCAGAAAACACGCGCAACATCGGCAAGGCGTTAGCGCCTGCTGTGCGCGTCATGCTGGAATTGTGA